The genomic region CGGCCAAGAACCGTACGCAGCAGTGCTGGCGTGTTCCGATTCGCGGGTGCCTGTCGAGATGCTTTTCGACGCCGGCCTCGGCGAACTCTTCGTCGTCCGCACCGCCGGAGGGTGCGTGGACGCCGCCGTGACCGGATCCCTGGAATTCGCGGTGAAGAATCTCGGGGTGTCCCTGATCGTCGTGCTCAGCCACGAAAGCTGCGGAGCGATCGGTGCTGCCGCCACCTCCTTCGAGGAAGGGGAGATGCCCACCGACCTCACCCGCGTGTTCGTGGAAAAGATCGCGCCGAGTGTCATCGAAGCCAAGAAGCTTGAGCACGCCGACCGCGCTGTCATCGAAGAGACCCATGCGACGGTCACCGCCGAGCACTTGCGGCACCGTATCCCGGACGTGGAGGATCGCATTGCTGACGGCTCGTTGGGCATTGTCGCCGCGAGATACCGGCTTGAGGATGGCCGCGTCACACCCGTCGGAGAGCACTTCGGCCGATAAGATCTACAGGCGTGAGCCACCAACCGCCCCGACGAGACAGTTACACCCCGCGCCAGCCGCGGCGCCCGGAGCGCGGTGACGCGCGTGACTCTGCACGAGTCACTGAGACTCGCCCCGTGCGGTCCCCGCAGCGCCTCCCGCAGGAGGTCTACGTTCGCCGCAGGGTCGCTGCGTTGGTCATCCTCCTCGCCGTGGCAGCGCTGGTGGTGTGGGGTTTAACTGCGTTCGCGCGCTCCGGTTCCGACGAGCCGGAACAGCCCACCACAACCGCGCCGGAGACAATGGTGACCACCCCGACCGAACCGGACCCGGGCGCATCCGCCACGGAGACAGAGACAGAAACCGAGACCAAGTCCACGGACGAAGATTCCACGGAGCCGTCCGAAAGCGAATCCGACAAGCCCGACGAGGCTGCCCTGGCCTCCAAGAAGACCTGCGAGCTCGAGGACCTGCAGCTGACCGTGAAGGTGAACAAGACCGCCTTCGACAGCTCGGATCCGGAGGATCAGCCGGACATCACCGTCGAGGTGAAAAACCCCACCGGTGCCGACTGCGATATCGACGCCACCGAGGATAAGCTGCGCTTCGAGGTCTACGCCATCGGCCGCGAAGGCTTCCAGCCCGTCTGGGGCGACACCGACTGCTACGACCCGGTGATCAACGGTGAGCAGACCTTCCCCGCCGGTGAGTCCCGCCACTTCAGCGCAACCTGGTCGCGCCTGGGGTCCTCGCCGGGCCAGTGCTCGGCACGTGAGCCGGTCGCGCCGGGCGCCTACGTCGCTTCGGTCTCGCTCGGCGACAACGCCTCTGAGGGCGTCACCTTCAACATCAACTAGGAGCTAGACGAGCCACCTCCTAGAGTCAGCTAAGTCGGCGCAGACCCTCCGTAATGTGGCGCGCCCACAGCGGCGAGACGTGCTCCGCCACCGCGAGCTGTTCCGGTTCAGCTGCGCGGATGGCGTCCAGGTCGCCGAACTCTTCCACGATGTGGTCAATGAGGAACTTCTGCACCCGCGGGATACGCGACAGCACGCGGTAGCCGCGCGGGGTGACCGATTCGACCAAATTCTCTTCCGTTGCGGGCAGGCCGAGCAGGCGCGCCAGCGCCGCCGAGGTGAGTAGGTCGGAGTCGGGGAGGTTCTCGAGGTCGCGCAAGGCGCCGTCGATAAGCTCGGCGTGCGGAACGCCGTCGGTGACGATGTAGTCGCACACGAGCATCTCAATGTCATCGTCGATTGTGCCGCGCAGTTCGCTGAGCTGGAGGCGCAGCTGGCGGGCGTCGGTGCCCAGCTCAATGATCTGGTCGTCGACATCGCGGGCGGCGCGCTGCAGCAGCAGCTGGCGTTGCAGCAGATGCAGCACGTCTTCGACAGCGGCGTAGCGGTTCATCTCGGCCACCGCGAGGCGCTGGTTCGCCTTATCGACGCGCGAACGGTACTGCTCCACTGTCGCAATCGCCTGCCGCGCACGCGTCATCATCACACCGGGCTCCTCGATGACGTGGCGTTTCCCGGCGGCGTAAACGGTGACAATATTCATCGACGCCGACACCGACACCACCGGCGTGCCCGTGTGCAGCGCAGTGCGTTCAGCCGCGCGGTGGCGCGTGCCGGTCTCGGATGTTGGGAACGTCGGCGACGGCACAAGCTGCACGTTCGCCCGCGTGATGCGGGTGCCGTCCTCGGACAGAAGGACCGCGCCGTCCATCTTGGACAGCTCGCGCAGCAGCGTCGGAGAGAACGGCACGTCGAACTCGATGCCGCCGTCGCAGATGGGGGTGACGTCGGGGCCGTCGCCAAGCACGATGAGCGCGCCCGTGTGGCCGCGCTTGATGCGCTCAAGTCCGTCGCGCAGCTCAGTGCCCGGGGCGAGACGCAGGAGAGTTTCGCGCATGCTGGTCATAATCACCCGAGCATACGCTTATCGACGACACCAATCGCCTCCTTCAGCGACCCCACCTCCGCCACACGCATCCCGTGCTGGTTCGCCGGACCCTTGGAGCCGCCGGGGACGATCGCGTTCTCGTAACCGAGACGAGACGCCTCCGCCAGGCGACGGTCCAGGGAGGGCACGCGGCGCAGCTCGCCGGCCAAGCCCACCTCGCCGATGACGACGGTGCGCGGCGGCAGCGGCGTGTTGTGCAAACTCGACCAGGTGGCCAGCGCGACAGCGAGGTCAGTGGCCGTCTCCGTAATGCGGACACCGCCGACCGTGGCGACGTAGGCGTCTTTGTCATTGGTGCGCTCCCCGCAGCGGGCCTGGAGGACCGCGAGCACCATGGGGACGCGGTTGTAGTCCAGGCCGGTGACCACGCGGCGTGGCGACTTGTTCACCGGGTCGACGGTGAGCGCCTGGACCTCCGCGAGGATGGGACGCACGCCGTCGATCGCCACCGTGACCGCAGAACCGTCGGGGGTCTGGCCGCGGTGGGAGAGGAACAATCCAGACGGGTCAGGAACCTCGCGGATACCGTCGGCGGTCTGCTCGAAGCAGCCGACCTCATCGGTCGCGCCGAAGCGGTTCTTCAGCCCGCGCAGCATGCGCAGGCTCGTCTGGCGGTCACCCTCGAAGTTGAGGACAACGTCGACCAAGTGCTCCAGCACGCGCGGGCCAGCGACGTTGCCGTCCTTAGTGACGTGGCCGACCAGCAGGATCGGCAGGTTCGTCGACTTCGCCAGGCTCGTCAGAGCTGCCGTCACCGCACGCGACTGAGCGACACCGCCAGCGACGCCTTCCACACCGGGCGCCTGCATCGTCTGGACCGAGTCCACGATCAGCAGATCGGGTTTGACCTGGTCGACATGGCCGAACAGGACATCCAGGTTCGATTCCGCCGCCAGGAACAGGCGGTCTTGCAGAGCTCCGGTGCGTTCAGCGCGGCCGCGGACCTGGGAAGCGGACTCTTCTGCGGTCACGTACAGCGCGGTGCGCGGTTCACCGTCGGCACCGTCGGCACCGGCGGAAGCCCATTTCGACGCCACCTCCAGCAACAGCGTCGACTTTCCCACGCCCGGCTCGCCGGAGAGCAGGACCACCGATCCGGGGACGATGCCGCGGCCGAGGACGCGGTCGAGCTCGCCGATGCCCGTCGATAAGCGATGCGCCGCAGTGGCGTTGACTTTGGTGATGGGTTGCGCCGCTGACGACGGCGTCAACACTCGCGGGCGCGCCGAACCTGCGCCGGAGGCCGCGGAAACAGGGGCGGCTGATTCGGCGAGGGTGCCCCACGCGCCGCATTCCGGGCAGCGGCCGAGCCACTTCGGGGAGGAATAGCCGCACTCAGAGCAGGTGTAGACGGTGCGCTTCTTGGCCAAAGGCTAGTTACTGTGCTTCTTTGGCACTACCGTGGCCGGACTCCTCCAGCTCCGGCTGGCGGACGGAGTCGCCGGACTCGAGTGTCGGCGCAGCCACGGTAGCGGTGATATCGATGGTGCCGGAGTCGAACGTGAACGTCACCGGGATGTTGCCGCCGTAAGCGAAGTCCTTGTTGTCCAGGGCGGTCTCGACGTACTCGACGCAGGCCGTGGTGTCGGTCGACTGCGGCATCTGCTCCAGGCCGTCGGCGGAATCACCGACGATGTTGCAGTTGTAGCCCATCGGCTCCGTCGAATCCATCTGCACAGACTGTCCGTCGACCTCGATGGACTGCAGCTTGTGCTCGTGCATCTGGTAGTCCTGGTTCGACGCCGTGAACTTCAGGGCCGCTTCGCCGTTCTCGTCGAGGAGGACCGTGACGTCCTGGACGGTGACGGAGCCGTCCTCAGTCTGGGCGCTGGCACCGTTGACGGCCGCAACCTGAGAAGAGGTCTGGGTGATCTGGCCTGCCGAGCACGCTGCGAGCAGCAGCGCGGAAACAGCTGCAACAGAAACTGCGCCGCCGCGGCGGGCGACAGACTTCAGGGACTTCACGTCGATGTCCTCCATTACGAACAATCACGAATTACGGGGAATTCTGGGCGTATCACCGGTTTACCTTAGTCTTTCCTGGCCCCTAATTCACAGTTTTGCGCTGCCCCCGAGATCTTCCCCACGCCAGAACAGGGGTCAACCGGGGGTAACCGGGTGTGGTGTGCGCGCGGTGCACGCCGGCTTTCCGGGGTGGCAGCGCGCCGTCGTCAAGCACACTGCGCAATCGCGGACCGGGTAGCGATGTTAGAATCGTGGAGTTATTGGTCAGTGTGCCCGAGCTGTCTGCAAGGAGATGCCAGTGGATTTCAAGGTCGGAGAAGTGGTGGTCTACCCGCACCACGGTGCTGCGCGGATCGCGGACATCGAGCAGCGGGAGATGGGCGGGGAGACCCTCGACTTCCTCGTGCTGAACATCCTGCAGTCCGACTTGTCCGTGCGTGTCCCGGTGAAGAACGCGGAGCTGGTCGGCGTGCGCGACGTGGTCAACGAGGATGGCCTGCGCAAAGTCTTCTCCGTGCTGCGCGAGACCGACGTTGAGGAAGCTGGCAACTGGTCCCGCCGCTACAAGGCGAACCAGGAGCGTCTGGCATCGGGCGACATCAACAAGGTCGCCGAGGTTGTGCGCGACCTGTGGCGCCGCGACCAGGGCCGTGGCCTGTCCGCCGGTGAGAAGCGCATGCTGGGTAAGGCCCGCCAGATCCTCGTCGGCGAGCTCGCGCTTGCGGAGCCGATCGATGAGGCGAAGGCCGACGACATGGAAAAGGAAATCCAGTCGATCATCGCCCGCCACGTCGAGCAGGGGCTTGTGGCTAAGCCGAGCGACGACATCGACCCGGACGATGATGTCGACCTCGACGACCTGAGCTTCGACGACCCGGATGAGGACGACTAAACGCCGCGTCGTCGCCCTTGTCGCCGCAGCCGGCCGCGGCACGCGCCTCGGCGCCGACATCCCGAAAGCGTACGTTCCACTGCGGGGGCGCACGCTGCTGGAACGCTCCGTTGCAGCGATGGAGACGTCCGAAA from Corynebacterium genitalium ATCC 33030 harbors:
- a CDS encoding carbonic anhydrase, which produces MAFRKIPRETWQHLLEGNERFATETSERPNNNSARLQELRAGQEPYAAVLACSDSRVPVEMLFDAGLGELFVVRTAGGCVDAAVTGSLEFAVKNLGVSLIVVLSHESCGAIGAAATSFEEGEMPTDLTRVFVEKIAPSVIEAKKLEHADRAVIEETHATVTAEHLRHRIPDVEDRIADGSLGIVAARYRLEDGRVTPVGEHFGR
- the radA gene encoding DNA repair protein RadA, yielding MAKKRTVYTCSECGYSSPKWLGRCPECGAWGTLAESAAPVSAASGAGSARPRVLTPSSAAQPITKVNATAAHRLSTGIGELDRVLGRGIVPGSVVLLSGEPGVGKSTLLLEVASKWASAGADGADGEPRTALYVTAEESASQVRGRAERTGALQDRLFLAAESNLDVLFGHVDQVKPDLLIVDSVQTMQAPGVEGVAGGVAQSRAVTAALTSLAKSTNLPILLVGHVTKDGNVAGPRVLEHLVDVVLNFEGDRQTSLRMLRGLKNRFGATDEVGCFEQTADGIREVPDPSGLFLSHRGQTPDGSAVTVAIDGVRPILAEVQALTVDPVNKSPRRVVTGLDYNRVPMVLAVLQARCGERTNDKDAYVATVGGVRITETATDLAVALATWSSLHNTPLPPRTVVIGEVGLAGELRRVPSLDRRLAEASRLGYENAIVPGGSKGPANQHGMRVAEVGSLKEAIGVVDKRMLG
- the disA gene encoding DNA integrity scanning diadenylate cyclase DisA produces the protein MTSMRETLLRLAPGTELRDGLERIKRGHTGALIVLGDGPDVTPICDGGIEFDVPFSPTLLRELSKMDGAVLLSEDGTRITRANVQLVPSPTFPTSETGTRHRAAERTALHTGTPVVSVSASMNIVTVYAAGKRHVIEEPGVMMTRARQAIATVEQYRSRVDKANQRLAVAEMNRYAAVEDVLHLLQRQLLLQRAARDVDDQIIELGTDARQLRLQLSELRGTIDDDIEMLVCDYIVTDGVPHAELIDGALRDLENLPDSDLLTSAALARLLGLPATEENLVESVTPRGYRVLSRIPRVQKFLIDHIVEEFGDLDAIRAAEPEQLAVAEHVSPLWARHITEGLRRLS
- a CDS encoding CarD family transcriptional regulator — protein: MDFKVGEVVVYPHHGAARIADIEQREMGGETLDFLVLNILQSDLSVRVPVKNAELVGVRDVVNEDGLRKVFSVLRETDVEEAGNWSRRYKANQERLASGDINKVAEVVRDLWRRDQGRGLSAGEKRMLGKARQILVGELALAEPIDEAKADDMEKEIQSIIARHVEQGLVAKPSDDIDPDDDVDLDDLSFDDPDEDD